The Malassezia vespertilionis chromosome 2, complete sequence genomic sequence GGCAGCCATCCGTCCGCGCGTGTGTATTCCTCGCGTGTACGGCGCAGGTCCTTTGGCATGTCCACATAGGCATCTATGCACGCTTACAAAtcacttttttttttcgTACAGCGCCACTGCGTGCATCGAGACGGTATGGAGGAGCCAGCGAGTGCggagcgccgtgcgcgcctgTTGGACTCGCTAGCGCGTGTTCGCCACCTAAAAGACTCGAAACTCGAAAACCAGAAAGCACCCGCACAGCTGCTTGTCGCGATCGAGGCgacgcttgccgagcgcgccgacgacgTAACCAATCCAACGCACTACtttctcgcgctcgagagCCTGCTAAACTCGCTTGATGACGTGCAGTCAGGCGTATACGCGTCCTCGCTTTACCTTTTATCTATCATACTCccgtgcgtcgcgcccggcgtcgtgcgcgcaaagagcaatgcgctgctcggcgcaatTGCGCAGCCACTCGCGGAGCCGCATACGAGTCCGGAGCATGCGAACGCGTGCCtgcgtgcatcgctcgGGTGTGTAGAGTGCTTCTTTGCATCTGTGCCTGTTTCGGAGCAAAGTGTGTTTCAGCACGAGAAGACGTGGCGCACCGTGTGGGATCTCGTCTTGTCCTTgtgcatcgacgcgcgcccAAAGGTgcgtcgacgcgcgcaagaggTGGTGTGCAGCGAGCTGGGGCGCCCTGCGTGGCACCATAAGCACCCGTACGCAGGCCGTACCGTTGCTTGGGCTACCAGTGTACTCTCGAGCGTCACTGCCTCCCGAGGCGCTGTCCCGACCAAGACCCCTGCACCCACGTTTGACAAACGCCAAGGCAAGGCGAAgcatgccgctgccgccgctgccgcaaGACAAGACCATGCGCAGGGCTCGTCCAGCACCGGCATCTGGgtgtgtgcgctgctcaagccGCTCGTCGTGCTCATTCCTACcacgctcgccgagccGTTGGTCCGCGAAATGCTGCCGCTCACCGCGCTCCAGAATCCATTTTTGACAGTGGCCGTATTCGAAGTGTTTGAGGCCATGTTTAAAACGACACACGCCCCAGCGACCGCCCCAGCGGCGGGTCGTGCCGGCGTCGCACAGGCGCTCGCAGGCATCGAgcctgctgcgcagccCGTGTCTAGCCCCGCGATGCTGAAGGAAACGCTCACCGCCCTTTGCCACCCCTCCACCGTGCCGTCGCACACGGACCGGCAGACCATTCCCGCGTACCTACACCTGCTTGCGTCGGCCATGGTTGCGTATGCTCGGATCAACGACGGCCGCGATGCCTGGCAGCTCCTCCCGACGCTCTGGAACAAGGTGCTCGAACTTGCACTCTCGGCCAACTCGGATGCAAGCCGCGCCTCGGAGgaggtgcgcagcgcgggAGTCAATGTCCTGCTTGCCTTCGTGCGCTACTGTGTCCCCGACGCGGCCATTGTCGaggccgtgcacggcgcggccCCGTTCGCCGCAATGattgcgtcgctgcgcgatgcgcttggcaagcatgcactgcgctATGCCCATGCACGTACCGCCGTCCTACAAGTTCTAGAAGGCGTCCTTGGCCGTCTGCGCTATGCGCCAGCAAACGCAGCCGAAGCGCTGGGCATGGGCGTCGTCGAGCAGGTCGCGCAACTGCGTGCCCAGAAACGGTTTGACGCACGCCCCAGTGCAGATGCTGTGATTGGCGCTGCCATCGAGGCTATTGGGCCGCGCACAGTGCTGCACGCTCTCCCGCTCAacttgctcggcgctgaTCGGCGCCCCAATACCAAAGGCGACGGCCGCGCGTGGCTTTTGCCGCTCCTGCGCGAACATATTACGAATGCGGAGCTGGGCTACTTTGCCACAGAGCTCGTGCCCATGAGCGAGGCGCTCTTTGAGCTCCgcgttgcggcgctccaagaCAAGCCCGTTGAAGCAAAGGTGTTTGAGGCGCTCATCGAGCAGCTTTGGGGGTGCTTCCCGAGCTTTTGCGAGCTGCCGCGCGATttgacgcgcgcaatgaCGCCGCAGTTCCTCGAGCTTTTGCTaaatgtgctgcgctcgcaagcggcactgcgcgcgcctgtgctcAAAGGACTGCAGAATTTAGTGACGCGGACCCAGTCTTTGCAAGCGTCCATGGCGCCAGCTGCACAGCTCCAAGCCCAATTTGGCGTCGACCAGGCTACTGGCAAGCAGGACATGGCGCATTTGCAGGCCATGTCGGGCAcgctccttgccgcgctgttCAATTTGCTCGCCGAGATGCCTGCACAGTCGCGTGGATACGTGCTCGACTGCATCAGCACCTACTTTGGCATCCTCGACGAGGCAAGCATTGCGCAGACATGTGAAAAAATAGCCGCGATGTtgcagcaagcgcttgctACGTACAAACCTGCGGTGCACAGCGGTGCGCCCGAGGCCAACAGTCCGCGCTACGTTCCGCCCATCCCCCACACGATGCTGGATCTCTTGCTTGCACTCGTGCCGTTTGTCAATGCGGAGAATGCTTGCCGCTTGTTTGACCTGGTCGACGACGCACTCTTGGCTGCCCCGGACGGAGGCGTGCAGAAAAAGACGTACcgcttgcttgcgcgcttgcttgGCACTGAGCACGGCCCTGGACTCCTGCACAGGGCCGGCTCGacacagcgcggcgccgctgcgctcaTGCACcgtctcgcgctgctcaccgACTCGGTCGAGTCGGGTGCGGTTCGCGATCGCCTCCagatgctcggcgcggtggTGCCGTTTGTGGGCACGGAGGACTTGCACATCCTAAGCGCCCTTGTTCCCGAAACGGTGCTTGGCACCAAAGAAGCGAATCAAGGCGCACGCGAGGTTGCCtatgcgctcctcgtccagATTGGCCATCGCATGCATGCAGGCGGCACATTGGACCGGGGCAAAGCGCAGccagacgcgccgcacaccgAGATTGTGCAGGCGTCTGCAAACGAGTTCACCATGATGGTCGCCGCTGGACTCGCCGGCGGAAGCCCACGCATGATCAGTGCGTCGATcacggcgctcgcgcggcttttGTACGAATTTCATGCGTCGCTGCCCGCAGAGACcttggacgagctgctggGCACCATGATTGTCTACTTGGACAGCACCAACCGCGAGATTATCAAGAGCGCGCTTGGTTTTGTCAAGGTCGCCATTGttgtgctcgacgccgcacgCGTGGAAAAGAGCTTGGCCGAGCTTGTGCCTGCGTTGGTGGGCGTGCGTGTCGAGCACAAAAACCAGTTCAAAGGGCGTGTGCGCCACATGCTGGAGCGTttgatgcgccgctttggcCTCGCTGCTGTGGAGGCGCACGTCGACGAGGAAAACAAGCGGCTCATTACCAAcatccgcaagcgcaaagagcgcgccaagaAACGTGCGGCGGGCGCAGATGACGACACCAAGGCCCAGCCGTTCCAAAAGCCGGGAGCGGGCAGTATGGATGCTTTCGAAGAGGCATTGTATGGGTCAGCGTCCGAGTCCGAGTCGGACGAAGAGGAGCCCAGGCCAAAGGCCAAAGCGCAAggcaggcgcaggcaccgcGAAGGAGAAACCTACCTCGTCGAGGACAACGACCAGCCGATGGATCTGCTGGATCCGTCGGCAATGAGTGCCGTTCGCGCAAAGCCAgagcgcaag encodes the following:
- the RRP12 gene encoding pre-rRNA processing protein (EggNog:ENOG503NZ15; BUSCO:EOG092608AV; COG:S), yielding MEEPASAERRARLLDSLARVRHLKDSKLENQKAPAQLLVAIEATLAERADDVTNPTHYFLALESLLNSLDDVQSGVYASSLYLLSIILPCVAPGVVRAKSNALLGAIAQPLAEPHTSPEHANACLRASLGCVECFFASVPVSEQSVFQHEKTWRTVWDLVLSLCIDARPKVRRRAQEVVCSELGRPAWHHKHPYAGRTVAWATSVLSSVTASRGAVPTKTPAPTFDKRQGKAKHAAAAAAARQDHAQGSSSTGIWVCALLKPLVVLIPTTLAEPLVREMLPLTALQNPFLTVAVFEVFEAMFKTTHAPATAPAAGRAGVAQALAGIEPAAQPVSSPAMLKETLTALCHPSTVPSHTDRQTIPAYLHLLASAMVAYARINDGRDAWQLLPTLWNKVLELALSANSDASRASEEVRSAGVNVLLAFVRYCVPDAAIVEAVHGAAPFAAMIASLRDALGKHALRYAHARTAVLQVLEGVLGRLRYAPANAAEALGMGVVEQVAQLRAQKRFDARPSADAVIGAAIEAIGPRTVLHALPLNLLGADRRPNTKGDGRAWLLPLLREHITNAELGYFATELVPMSEALFELRVAALQDKPVEAKVFEALIEQLWGCFPSFCELPRDLTRAMTPQFLELLLNVLRSQAALRAPVLKGLQNLVTRTQSLQASMAPAAQLQAQFGVDQATGKQDMAHLQAMSGTLLAALFNLLAEMPAQSRGYVLDCISTYFGILDEASIAQTCEKIAAMLQQALATYKPAVHSGAPEANSPRYVPPIPHTMLDLLLALVPFVNAENACRLFDLVDDALLAAPDGGVQKKTYRLLARLLGTEHGPGLLHRAGSTQRGAAALMHRLALLTDSVESGAVRDRLQMLGAVVPFVGTEDLHILSALVPETVLGTKEANQGAREVAYALLVQIGHRMHAGGTLDRGKAQPDAPHTEIVQASANEFTMMVAAGLAGGSPRMISASITALARLLYEFHASLPAETLDELLGTMIVYLDSTNREIIKSALGFVKVAIVVLDAARVEKSLAELVPALVGVRVEHKNQFKGRVRHMLERLMRRFGLAAVEAHVDEENKRLITNIRKRKERAKKRAAGADDDTKAQPFQKPGAGSMDAFEEALYGSASESESDEEEPRPKAKAQGRRRHREGETYLVEDNDQPMDLLDPSAMSAVRAKPERKPRRNPGEEASRFAVEDDGRIRFQDAPQETDAAAPLLDDKLAGAAYLEKGMGVDGFTHSRGGAVKFNKNNKRTRANERADEEDEEMVPAQQGKHARTKKQQVGNEFRAKRAAGDVRKGGVSPYAYVPLSSVTGKKNAKHAKSLQIAGKRA